A DNA window from Ipomoea triloba cultivar NCNSP0323 chromosome 10, ASM357664v1 contains the following coding sequences:
- the LOC116032682 gene encoding subtilisin-like protease SBT5.3 isoform X1 → MMRAILCCILSIVFTLFLRPTYSIKKSYVVYLGGHSHGKQVSSADIERVKYSHHQLLGSYLGSSDKAKDAIFYSYTRHINGFAAMLEEEEAAEIAKNREVISVFLNRARRLQTTRSWEFLGLEGEGGLIHEGSIWKKARFGEDTIIANLDTAAGVWPESKSFSDEGFGPIPKRWKGICQNQKDKSFHCNRKLIGARYFNKGYSSAGGTLNSSSSFTPRDVGGHGSHTLSTAGGNFVPGANVFGLGNGTAKGGSPKARVAAYKVCWAEDYCSDADILAAFDRAIDDGVDVLSVSLVGEDPGPYFQDGLAIGSFHAVKNGIVVVAAAGNDGPDAGSVTNVAPWLITVGANTMDRQFQSNVVLGNKKHYTGESAAQLKLPTGKFYPLLSGASARINASISSQDALVCKPGTLDPEKVKGKVLVCLRGGIPRTDKSHQAALAGAVGMILANDEYFGNDIEADEHFLPATHVTYSDGLAIFDYINKTRNPVAHITHPNTLLGVKPAPVIAAFSSRGPNTVNPEILKPDISAPGVNVIAAFTEATGPSDNDYDKRIVSFNLLSGTSMSCPHVAGVVGLLKTVYPSWSPAEIRSAIMTTATVKTNSGKAITDDKTGVEATPFAYGAGHINPNCAADPGLVYDLKLKDYVNFICAQGYNETDITRVLGTPYKCPHHITLSTFNYPSIAIPHLKGAATVTRTLKNVGSPATYTASVRSPVGFSVTVNPNILKFEKVGEEKSFKVTLKAKGENASADYAFGVLKWSDKKHRVRSPIVVKAAV, encoded by the exons ATGATGAGAGCAATTCTGTGTTGCATTCTTTCAATCGTTTTTACTCTGTTTCTTAGACCCACGTATTCCATCAAAAAG TCATATGTGGTGTACTTGGGTGGTCATTCACACGGAAAACAAGTCTCTTCGGCTGATATTGAAAGAGTAAAATATTCTCATCATCAGCTGCTTGGATCATACCTTGGAAG TTCTGATAAggccaaagatgcaattttctaCTCATACACCAGACACATCAATGGTTTTGCTGCTATGCTTGAGGAAGAAGAGGCTGCTGAGATTGCCA AGAATCGGGAGGTGATATCAGTGTTCTTGAACAGGGCAAGACGATTGCAGACAACTAGATCATGGGAGTTTCTTGGACTGGAAGGTGAAGGCGGCTTAATCCATGAGGGTTCAATATGGAAAAAGGCGAGGTTTGGAGAAGATACCATCATCGCTAATCTTGATACGG CTGCAGGAGTATGGCCTGAATCAAAAAGCTTTAGTGACGAAGGATTTGGACCAATTCCCAAAAGGTGGAAAGGCATTTGCCAGAATCAGAAAGATAAAAGCTTTCACTGCAACAg GAAACTCATTGGAGCTAGATACTTTAACAAAGGGTATTCTTCTGCGGGTGGCACTCTTAATTCCAGTAGTTCCTTCACCCCACGTGATGTTGGTGGTCATGGGTCTCATACCTTATCAACAGCGGGTGGTAATTTTGTTCCTGGGGCAAATGTTTTCGGTTTGGGCAACGGAACAGCTAAGGGTGGCTCGCCCAAAGCTCGGGTAGCTGCTTATAAGGTTTGCTGGGCCGAAGATTATTGCTCTGATGCAGATATCCTGGCTGCTTTTGATCGGGCGATTGACGATGGTGTTGATGTGCTGTCTGTATCGCTTGTAGGAGAAGACCCTGGCCCATATTTTCAAGACGGTTTGGCCATTGGTTCCTTTCATGCTGTAAAGAATGGTATTGTTGTGGTTGCCGCAGCTGGTAATGATGGACCTGATGCCGGTTCTGTCACTAATGTTGCACCCTGGCTGATCACTGTTGGGGCAAACACCATGGACAGACAGTTTCAGAGTAATGTAGTGTTGGGAAACAAAAAACACTACACA GGAGAAAGTGCAGCGCAGCTAAAACTTCCAACTGGGAAGTTCTATCCACTTCTTTCTGGTGCATCCGCTAGAATTAATGCATCGATTTCAAGCCAAGATGC TCTGGTTTGTAAGCCTGGAACTCTGGACCCGGAAAAGGTAAAGGGAAAAGTTTTGGTTTGCCTACGAGGCGGAATTCCCAGAACTGATAAGAGCCACCAAGCTGCTTTGGCTGGTGCTGTAGGAATGATTCTTGCAAATGATGAGTATTTTGGGAATGATATTGAGGCTGATGAACACTTTCTCCCAGCTACACATGTCACCTACTCAGATGGACTTGCAATCTTTGATTACATTAATAAAACCAG GAATCCTGTGGCTCACATTACTCATCCAAACACACTATTGGGAGTGAAGCCAGCTCCAGTTATAGCAGCTTTCTCATCAAGAGGCCCCAACACCGTTAATCCAGAGATTCTCAAG CCTGATATATCTGCCCCTGGAGTGAATGTGATAGCTGCTTTCACTGAAGCCACTGGGCCGTCTGATAATGATTACGATAAGAGGATTGTTTCATTCAACTTACTATCAGGGACTTCAATGTCATGTCCTCATGTAGCTGGTGTTGTTGGCCTTCTCAAAACGGTCTATCCTTCATGGAGCCCTGCAGAAATCAGATCTGCTATTATGACCACCG CTACAGTAAAAACCAACTCGGGGAAGGCGATAACTGACGATAAAACTGGAGTGGAAGCAACCCCATTTGCATATGGAGCTGGACACATAAACCCAAACTGTGCCGCAGATCCTGGCTTGGTCTACGACTTGAAACTCAAAGATTATGTCAACTTCATCTGCGCACAAGGCTACAATGAAACTGATATCACAAGGGTTTTAGGGACACCATACAAGTGCCCTCACCACATTACTCTCTCCACCTTCAACTATCCCTCAATCGCTATCCCTCACCTCAAAGGCGCAGCCACCGTCACCAGAACTCTGAAAAACGTCGGCTCTCCGGCTACCTACACAGCTTCTGTTCGTAGCCCGGTTGGATTCTCTGTCACTGTCAACCCCAACATTCTTAAGTTCGAAAAGGTTGGCGAGGAGAAAAGTTTCAAAGTTACTCTCAAGGCAAAGGGGGAAAACGCTAGTGCTGATTATGCATTTGGGGTGTTAAAATGGTCTGATAAAAAGCACCGTGTGAGAAGTCCCATTGTTGTGAAAGCAGCAGTGTAG
- the LOC116032682 gene encoding subtilisin-like protease SBT5.3 isoform X2, giving the protein MMRAILCCILSIVFTLFLRPTYSIKKSYVVYLGGHSHGKQVSSADIERVKYSHHQLLGSYLGSSDKAKDAIFYSYTRHINGFAAMLEEEEAAEIAKNREVISVFLNRARRLQTTRSWEFLGLEGEGGLIHEGSIWKKARFGEDTIIANLDTGVWPESKSFSDEGFGPIPKRWKGICQNQKDKSFHCNRKLIGARYFNKGYSSAGGTLNSSSSFTPRDVGGHGSHTLSTAGGNFVPGANVFGLGNGTAKGGSPKARVAAYKVCWAEDYCSDADILAAFDRAIDDGVDVLSVSLVGEDPGPYFQDGLAIGSFHAVKNGIVVVAAAGNDGPDAGSVTNVAPWLITVGANTMDRQFQSNVVLGNKKHYTGESAAQLKLPTGKFYPLLSGASARINASISSQDALVCKPGTLDPEKVKGKVLVCLRGGIPRTDKSHQAALAGAVGMILANDEYFGNDIEADEHFLPATHVTYSDGLAIFDYINKTRNPVAHITHPNTLLGVKPAPVIAAFSSRGPNTVNPEILKPDISAPGVNVIAAFTEATGPSDNDYDKRIVSFNLLSGTSMSCPHVAGVVGLLKTVYPSWSPAEIRSAIMTTATVKTNSGKAITDDKTGVEATPFAYGAGHINPNCAADPGLVYDLKLKDYVNFICAQGYNETDITRVLGTPYKCPHHITLSTFNYPSIAIPHLKGAATVTRTLKNVGSPATYTASVRSPVGFSVTVNPNILKFEKVGEEKSFKVTLKAKGENASADYAFGVLKWSDKKHRVRSPIVVKAAV; this is encoded by the exons ATGATGAGAGCAATTCTGTGTTGCATTCTTTCAATCGTTTTTACTCTGTTTCTTAGACCCACGTATTCCATCAAAAAG TCATATGTGGTGTACTTGGGTGGTCATTCACACGGAAAACAAGTCTCTTCGGCTGATATTGAAAGAGTAAAATATTCTCATCATCAGCTGCTTGGATCATACCTTGGAAG TTCTGATAAggccaaagatgcaattttctaCTCATACACCAGACACATCAATGGTTTTGCTGCTATGCTTGAGGAAGAAGAGGCTGCTGAGATTGCCA AGAATCGGGAGGTGATATCAGTGTTCTTGAACAGGGCAAGACGATTGCAGACAACTAGATCATGGGAGTTTCTTGGACTGGAAGGTGAAGGCGGCTTAATCCATGAGGGTTCAATATGGAAAAAGGCGAGGTTTGGAGAAGATACCATCATCGCTAATCTTGATACGG GAGTATGGCCTGAATCAAAAAGCTTTAGTGACGAAGGATTTGGACCAATTCCCAAAAGGTGGAAAGGCATTTGCCAGAATCAGAAAGATAAAAGCTTTCACTGCAACAg GAAACTCATTGGAGCTAGATACTTTAACAAAGGGTATTCTTCTGCGGGTGGCACTCTTAATTCCAGTAGTTCCTTCACCCCACGTGATGTTGGTGGTCATGGGTCTCATACCTTATCAACAGCGGGTGGTAATTTTGTTCCTGGGGCAAATGTTTTCGGTTTGGGCAACGGAACAGCTAAGGGTGGCTCGCCCAAAGCTCGGGTAGCTGCTTATAAGGTTTGCTGGGCCGAAGATTATTGCTCTGATGCAGATATCCTGGCTGCTTTTGATCGGGCGATTGACGATGGTGTTGATGTGCTGTCTGTATCGCTTGTAGGAGAAGACCCTGGCCCATATTTTCAAGACGGTTTGGCCATTGGTTCCTTTCATGCTGTAAAGAATGGTATTGTTGTGGTTGCCGCAGCTGGTAATGATGGACCTGATGCCGGTTCTGTCACTAATGTTGCACCCTGGCTGATCACTGTTGGGGCAAACACCATGGACAGACAGTTTCAGAGTAATGTAGTGTTGGGAAACAAAAAACACTACACA GGAGAAAGTGCAGCGCAGCTAAAACTTCCAACTGGGAAGTTCTATCCACTTCTTTCTGGTGCATCCGCTAGAATTAATGCATCGATTTCAAGCCAAGATGC TCTGGTTTGTAAGCCTGGAACTCTGGACCCGGAAAAGGTAAAGGGAAAAGTTTTGGTTTGCCTACGAGGCGGAATTCCCAGAACTGATAAGAGCCACCAAGCTGCTTTGGCTGGTGCTGTAGGAATGATTCTTGCAAATGATGAGTATTTTGGGAATGATATTGAGGCTGATGAACACTTTCTCCCAGCTACACATGTCACCTACTCAGATGGACTTGCAATCTTTGATTACATTAATAAAACCAG GAATCCTGTGGCTCACATTACTCATCCAAACACACTATTGGGAGTGAAGCCAGCTCCAGTTATAGCAGCTTTCTCATCAAGAGGCCCCAACACCGTTAATCCAGAGATTCTCAAG CCTGATATATCTGCCCCTGGAGTGAATGTGATAGCTGCTTTCACTGAAGCCACTGGGCCGTCTGATAATGATTACGATAAGAGGATTGTTTCATTCAACTTACTATCAGGGACTTCAATGTCATGTCCTCATGTAGCTGGTGTTGTTGGCCTTCTCAAAACGGTCTATCCTTCATGGAGCCCTGCAGAAATCAGATCTGCTATTATGACCACCG CTACAGTAAAAACCAACTCGGGGAAGGCGATAACTGACGATAAAACTGGAGTGGAAGCAACCCCATTTGCATATGGAGCTGGACACATAAACCCAAACTGTGCCGCAGATCCTGGCTTGGTCTACGACTTGAAACTCAAAGATTATGTCAACTTCATCTGCGCACAAGGCTACAATGAAACTGATATCACAAGGGTTTTAGGGACACCATACAAGTGCCCTCACCACATTACTCTCTCCACCTTCAACTATCCCTCAATCGCTATCCCTCACCTCAAAGGCGCAGCCACCGTCACCAGAACTCTGAAAAACGTCGGCTCTCCGGCTACCTACACAGCTTCTGTTCGTAGCCCGGTTGGATTCTCTGTCACTGTCAACCCCAACATTCTTAAGTTCGAAAAGGTTGGCGAGGAGAAAAGTTTCAAAGTTACTCTCAAGGCAAAGGGGGAAAACGCTAGTGCTGATTATGCATTTGGGGTGTTAAAATGGTCTGATAAAAAGCACCGTGTGAGAAGTCCCATTGTTGTGAAAGCAGCAGTGTAG